One Sodalinema gerasimenkoae IPPAS B-353 DNA segment encodes these proteins:
- a CDS encoding glycosyltransferase 61 family protein has product MTSSCCKTSPSAPLPDSEFEEARRAYQKAIDCDRLRPEPYAYLGQLYDHKQDYPQAARYYEAALQLRPQWQAVRYNLARAYLHQGADARAYQHYRLALEQNPQDVKAYNDLGTLYERWGQLQTAASYYREAIARQPDRSQAKRNLATLLLKQNRLQEAERVLVELLTNSPNSADLHHLLGHCDRLRGRLEEALAHYLQSLNLDPHQARVHEDLGKLFDRLKQPAAALICFKQAQKLNPQQLDLYGSCANMALQLERPAEAIAYWLEFLPQLPDYGKTWLEILSQGPIVSQEDGPPSDLYDRAFLARQGVIQHLMRAADVQSCQDALAELYRAWGDVRLEYGAILEAQTYYQLCLTLRPEDVLARQGLGASVVAKQEQEVRQKRLPQQSPQGWLPRTQSASARGVRCYDVACQEETDGLPGMALAETPQPPGQQLKACQGVNCQTCLNRLQEQFAPVALQRSQYHCPPGAKPLQLNRNRFTAEIAQGRVWTMPQTHWWQVCEAIAVMTRDDDLLADLSREYPGELPGCPNRHLNPGQHRIFNRVQLPPVEPIEGTVAVLTGLSANVYFHWMVDVLPRLDILRCSGLPEAEIDWFYVNSVAKPFQRQTLEQLGIPGDRILESDRHPHLQATRLVVPSFAGPIGWATGESIEFLRSQFLPSQPSLAPTSAKRLYISRQTAQYRRVINEPQLIQRLQHQGFQVIALEDYSVTEQAQLFANAEIIVAPHGAGLTNLVFCQPETTVIELFSPNYIRYYYWSICQYLQLNHYYLVGSDLPCSVFRNLLYPDVLTEDFWVDIEAIEQVIQERA; this is encoded by the coding sequence ATGACTTCGAGTTGTTGTAAAACGTCTCCATCTGCACCGTTGCCCGACTCGGAGTTTGAAGAGGCGAGGCGGGCCTACCAGAAAGCCATTGACTGCGATCGCCTCCGGCCAGAACCCTATGCCTATCTAGGGCAACTCTATGATCACAAACAGGACTATCCTCAGGCGGCCCGCTATTATGAGGCGGCCCTACAGCTGCGTCCCCAATGGCAAGCGGTTCGCTATAACTTAGCTCGGGCTTATCTGCATCAGGGAGCCGATGCTAGAGCCTATCAGCACTATCGCCTGGCCCTAGAACAGAATCCCCAGGATGTGAAAGCCTACAATGACCTGGGAACCCTCTATGAACGGTGGGGACAACTCCAAACCGCCGCCTCTTATTATCGCGAGGCGATCGCCCGACAACCCGATCGCTCCCAAGCCAAACGCAATCTAGCCACCCTCCTCCTGAAACAGAATCGTCTTCAAGAGGCGGAAAGAGTGCTGGTTGAACTCCTGACGAACAGCCCCAACTCTGCCGATCTTCATCATCTTCTGGGCCACTGCGATCGCCTCCGGGGTCGTCTGGAGGAAGCTCTAGCTCACTATTTACAAAGCCTAAACCTCGATCCCCATCAGGCTCGGGTTCATGAAGACTTGGGTAAACTCTTCGATCGCCTCAAACAACCCGCCGCCGCTCTCATCTGCTTTAAACAGGCCCAAAAACTCAATCCGCAACAGTTAGATCTCTATGGCTCTTGTGCCAATATGGCCCTGCAACTGGAACGGCCCGCAGAGGCGATCGCCTACTGGTTGGAGTTTCTGCCACAACTCCCCGACTATGGGAAAACCTGGCTTGAAATCCTCAGTCAAGGGCCGATTGTTTCCCAGGAAGATGGGCCGCCGTCAGATTTATATGATCGAGCCTTTCTGGCCCGACAAGGGGTCATCCAACATCTGATGAGAGCGGCAGATGTCCAATCGTGTCAGGATGCTCTTGCAGAACTTTATCGGGCCTGGGGGGATGTCCGTTTGGAATATGGGGCAATTTTGGAAGCCCAAACCTACTATCAACTCTGTCTGACACTCCGGCCCGAGGATGTTTTGGCTCGACAGGGGTTGGGGGCCAGTGTTGTGGCGAAACAAGAACAGGAGGTTCGCCAGAAGAGATTGCCCCAACAGTCTCCTCAAGGATGGCTCCCCCGAACCCAATCTGCATCAGCTAGGGGAGTTCGTTGTTATGATGTGGCTTGCCAAGAGGAGACGGATGGCCTTCCAGGAATGGCTCTAGCGGAGACTCCACAACCGCCAGGGCAACAACTCAAGGCCTGTCAGGGAGTCAACTGTCAAACCTGTCTCAATCGCCTACAAGAACAGTTCGCCCCGGTGGCCCTACAACGGAGCCAGTATCACTGTCCGCCGGGAGCCAAACCCCTTCAATTGAACCGCAATCGCTTTACCGCTGAGATTGCCCAGGGACGGGTTTGGACAATGCCTCAAACCCATTGGTGGCAAGTCTGTGAGGCGATCGCCGTTATGACAAGGGACGATGATCTGTTGGCAGATCTCTCCCGAGAATATCCGGGTGAACTCCCCGGATGTCCCAACCGTCACCTCAATCCTGGCCAACATCGGATTTTTAACCGAGTTCAACTCCCCCCAGTTGAACCCATTGAGGGGACGGTGGCGGTTCTAACGGGATTATCGGCTAATGTCTATTTTCATTGGATGGTGGATGTTTTGCCCCGTCTGGATATCTTGCGTTGCAGTGGCCTCCCCGAGGCGGAGATTGACTGGTTTTATGTCAACAGTGTTGCCAAACCCTTTCAGCGGCAAACCTTGGAACAGCTCGGGATTCCGGGCGATCGCATCCTGGAGAGCGATCGCCATCCGCATCTGCAAGCCACTCGCCTGGTAGTTCCCAGTTTTGCCGGCCCTATTGGCTGGGCCACGGGAGAGTCCATTGAGTTTCTGCGATCGCAGTTTCTCCCCAGTCAGCCGTCACTGGCTCCCACCTCTGCCAAACGACTCTATATCAGTCGCCAAACGGCCCAGTATCGTCGCGTCATCAACGAACCTCAGCTCATTCAACGGTTGCAACACCAAGGTTTTCAGGTAATTGCCTTAGAAGATTACAGTGTCACAGAACAAGCACAATTATTTGCCAATGCTGAGATCATTGTTGCCCCTCATGGAGCTGGACTCACCAATTTAGTATTTTGTCAACCCGAAACCACGGTTATTGAGTTATTTTCTCCCAATTATATCCGCTACTACTATTGGTCAATTTGTCAATATCTGCAACTAAATCATTATTATTTAGTTGGCTCTGACCTCCCCTGTTCTGTCTTCCGCAATCTTCTCTATCCTGATGTCCTCACAGAAGATTTTTGGGTTGATATTGAAGCGATAGAACAGGTGATTCAGGAACGAGCATAA
- a CDS encoding calcium-binding protein: protein MSLIENPTTPSSSEPNEDGGLNIIGQTDESNLLNGTDDNDLLLGSDPAFGADAGMADTLYGGAGDDTIAGFGGDDSLVGGEGNNLIFGGQGNDTVVGGSGDDTLYGGQGNDYILGGSGDNVLSGDSGDDTVVGGDGDDLIFGGQGNDYIVGGSGNNTMYGGQGNDTVIGGDGDDLLSGDLGDDYLFAGGGNNTLTGGDGNNTVVGGEGNDLMFGNQGNDYLMAGGGSNSLYGGRGDDTLIGGDGDDILSGDIGDDYLFAGGGNNMLLGGDGNNTLIGGDGNDMLAGHSGNDYLMAGGGSNSLYGGQGDDTLIGGDGNDVLSGDRGNNLLTGGLGNDTFLFSSHGNMEITPDQIGNDTITDFMSGRDKIALDRNVYTALGDSLTASDFVVTDFADGSSDARLIYEQSTGQLFYNPTNAVGDEVTIARLETLPDLTINDFELL from the coding sequence ATGTCTCTAATCGAAAATCCGACAACTCCAAGTAGTTCAGAACCTAATGAAGATGGAGGATTGAACATCATCGGTCAAACCGATGAAAGTAATCTCCTCAATGGTACCGATGACAATGATCTGCTCCTCGGATCTGACCCCGCATTCGGTGCTGATGCAGGCATGGCAGATACCCTCTATGGAGGTGCTGGTGATGATACCATCGCTGGTTTTGGGGGCGATGATAGCCTTGTTGGTGGTGAAGGAAATAACCTAATCTTTGGTGGACAAGGCAACGACACCGTTGTGGGTGGATCAGGAGATGATACCCTTTATGGCGGTCAAGGTAACGATTATATCCTCGGTGGAAGTGGCGACAATGTCCTCTCCGGTGATAGCGGAGATGATACGGTCGTTGGTGGTGATGGAGATGACTTAATCTTTGGTGGTCAAGGAAATGACTATATCGTTGGGGGAAGTGGCAACAACACCATGTATGGTGGACAAGGAAATGACACAGTAATTGGTGGTGATGGGGATGATTTATTGTCCGGAGATCTCGGCGATGATTACCTATTTGCGGGAGGCGGTAATAACACCTTAACTGGTGGAGATGGGAATAACACGGTCGTTGGTGGAGAGGGCAATGACTTGATGTTTGGTAATCAGGGTAATGATTACCTCATGGCTGGCGGGGGCAGTAATAGCCTCTATGGTGGACGAGGTGATGATACCCTTATCGGCGGCGATGGCGATGATATCCTGTCTGGGGATATTGGCGATGACTATCTCTTTGCCGGTGGTGGTAACAATATGCTTCTCGGTGGCGATGGCAATAACACCCTGATTGGTGGCGATGGCAATGATATGCTTGCGGGCCATTCCGGGAATGACTATCTCATGGCCGGCGGGGGCAGTAACAGTCTCTATGGCGGTCAAGGTGATGATACGCTCATTGGCGGTGATGGCAATGATGTCCTCTCGGGCGATCGCGGTAACAACCTCCTGACTGGGGGGCTTGGTAATGACACCTTCCTCTTCAGCAGTCATGGCAACATGGAAATTACGCCCGATCAGATTGGCAATGACACGATTACTGACTTTATGTCTGGCCGAGATAAAATTGCCCTCGATCGCAATGTTTACACGGCCCTGGGTGACAGCCTAACCGCGTCTGACTTCGTGGTGACGGACTTCGCTGATGGGTCTAGTGATGCCAGACTGATCTATGAACAATCGACTGGGCAGTTGTTCTATAATCCCACCAACGCCGTTGGGGATGAAGTGACCATTGCTCGCCTGGAAACGTTACCGGATTTGACTATCAATGACTTCGAGTTGTTGTAA
- a CDS encoding tetratricopeptide repeat protein, with translation MSTSPALLALTALLVPEADTAELALMPPDTIPPPASEAQPEFQPELESDLAIASSRAIAQPEPQVTLALVSGTGSLFTQYVRFYQVLLLSLALSPMAAMTVFALLHRRVVRYLTDEVRQELESLGDLEADLESRTEQADQLLEDLEQRLRKQTSGNSDEIETLSQTVEVQLAEIQEMDGFREQRWQELQALLWTIYCNQESDRHQLAELTPETLLTQLKLSETKGDDSTDDFRDDSEALQLLDIPEAQLLEDSSLDTESSEAVCDHLQEPQLSPEESHDESEVAAEVESNLNSDSQSASQSPLQSELESDENASSAESQTPPQDVQETLTSPPETREGCLAIARDLEKQGCWVEAIAAYERALTYPPSETTETTPVSEPEPAATSETTSEPTSESTPQTTPEADSRPDSLRFEQLKQRAQEEGDRRQWAACIEACQQALEQQKDAHLYKLLGNAFQALGNPGEAQGSYREALRLEPNFAEVYANLGSLYAQQQDWAKAIECFRRALRLQPRLAAAHRNFAKVWEKLGNEREALSCWHQALDIEPKWAEGKEHLILGNRWVKLGQWQMAESYYRRAIAQDADLLDAWHNLAEVLAYRQQWQTARDTYEIILQKDPQRVISQLGYARILANLEAWPEAIAQYHHLAEVAPAQVLAQHRFAQRLKDAGLVSESISVYRRALQFTPDNFELQLGLAELLCQSEDWEPGLEAARRAITLHPQVAKAQYYAGRCQVALEQWQAAVEHLQEAVRLDPQFFWSRYFWGKSLLALEQWQTAAEVLDAAMPLNPSFHWGYLELGQAWMQCQAYDKAVTAFQRVYELAPDTPWLAKKLADALRGRVLADMDQAVTWYRRAIAEHPQDLDNYHRALDLKSNDIDLYVQLADELAHQNQESGAMTFYQMALQIEGDRPDIKRKLEDLLKKKIK, from the coding sequence ATGAGCACCTCTCCCGCCCTGCTGGCCCTGACAGCTCTCTTGGTTCCCGAAGCGGATACGGCTGAGTTAGCCTTGATGCCCCCCGATACCATTCCTCCACCAGCGAGCGAGGCTCAACCGGAATTTCAGCCCGAGCTTGAGTCCGATTTGGCGATCGCATCCTCACGGGCGATCGCCCAACCGGAACCCCAAGTCACCCTAGCCCTCGTTTCAGGGACAGGATCTCTCTTTACGCAATATGTTCGCTTCTATCAGGTCTTATTGCTGAGTTTGGCCCTGTCTCCTATGGCCGCTATGACGGTGTTTGCCCTGTTGCATCGGCGGGTGGTTCGCTATCTGACGGATGAAGTGCGTCAGGAACTTGAGAGCTTGGGAGACTTAGAAGCCGACTTAGAATCTCGGACGGAACAAGCCGATCAGCTCCTGGAGGATCTCGAACAACGACTGCGGAAGCAAACCTCTGGCAATAGCGATGAGATTGAAACTCTAAGCCAAACTGTTGAAGTGCAACTGGCAGAAATTCAGGAGATGGATGGGTTTCGGGAACAGAGATGGCAAGAGTTGCAAGCTCTGCTCTGGACAATCTATTGCAATCAGGAGTCAGATCGTCATCAACTGGCTGAGCTTACCCCAGAAACCCTCTTAACTCAGTTGAAGTTGTCTGAGACGAAGGGAGATGACTCAACGGATGATTTCCGGGATGATTCAGAGGCTCTACAACTGCTGGATATCCCTGAAGCTCAGCTTCTCGAAGACTCTAGCCTCGATACAGAGTCTTCAGAGGCTGTCTGTGATCATCTCCAGGAGCCTCAACTCTCACCGGAGGAATCCCATGATGAGTCAGAGGTGGCGGCGGAGGTTGAGTCTAATCTCAATTCTGACTCGCAATCTGCATCGCAATCTCCATTGCAATCTGAACTTGAGTCTGATGAGAATGCCTCCTCGGCTGAGTCTCAGACCCCCCCTCAAGATGTCCAAGAGACGTTAACCTCTCCTCCTGAGACTCGTGAGGGCTGCTTAGCGATCGCCCGAGACTTAGAAAAACAAGGCTGTTGGGTTGAGGCGATCGCCGCCTATGAACGAGCCTTAACCTATCCTCCTTCCGAGACGACTGAAACGACCCCAGTTTCTGAACCCGAGCCAGCCGCCACTTCAGAAACCACCTCAGAACCCACCTCAGAATCCACTCCCCAGACGACCCCAGAGGCTGATTCTCGCCCCGACTCCCTTCGTTTTGAGCAGTTAAAGCAACGGGCCCAAGAAGAGGGCGATCGCCGTCAATGGGCGGCTTGCATTGAAGCTTGTCAACAGGCCCTAGAGCAGCAGAAAGATGCCCATCTCTATAAACTCTTAGGAAATGCCTTCCAAGCCCTTGGCAACCCCGGGGAGGCTCAGGGGAGTTACCGGGAGGCCCTACGACTTGAGCCTAACTTTGCCGAAGTCTATGCCAATCTCGGGAGTCTCTATGCCCAACAACAGGATTGGGCCAAGGCCATTGAATGTTTCCGGCGGGCCCTGCGACTGCAACCACGACTCGCGGCCGCCCATCGTAACTTTGCCAAAGTTTGGGAAAAACTGGGGAATGAACGGGAAGCCTTAAGCTGTTGGCATCAGGCCTTAGATATCGAGCCAAAGTGGGCTGAGGGGAAAGAACACCTAATTCTGGGCAACCGCTGGGTGAAACTCGGTCAGTGGCAGATGGCCGAAAGCTATTATCGTCGGGCGATCGCCCAGGATGCTGATTTACTCGATGCCTGGCATAACCTGGCAGAAGTATTAGCCTATCGCCAACAATGGCAAACCGCTCGCGATACCTACGAGATTATTTTGCAAAAAGACCCCCAGCGGGTGATTTCTCAACTGGGCTATGCTCGTATCCTGGCTAATCTAGAAGCCTGGCCCGAGGCGATCGCCCAATATCATCATCTGGCCGAGGTCGCCCCAGCCCAAGTTTTGGCCCAACATCGCTTTGCCCAACGCCTTAAAGACGCAGGGTTGGTCTCCGAATCCATCAGCGTTTATCGTCGGGCCTTGCAATTTACCCCGGATAACTTTGAACTGCAATTAGGCCTGGCTGAACTCCTCTGTCAATCGGAAGACTGGGAACCTGGCTTGGAGGCGGCCCGGCGGGCAATTACCCTCCATCCCCAAGTTGCCAAAGCCCAATATTATGCTGGACGCTGCCAGGTCGCCCTCGAACAGTGGCAAGCCGCCGTTGAACATCTGCAAGAGGCGGTTCGCTTAGATCCTCAATTTTTCTGGTCTCGCTATTTTTGGGGAAAATCTCTCCTGGCCCTGGAACAGTGGCAAACTGCCGCTGAGGTGTTAGATGCGGCCATGCCCCTTAATCCGAGTTTTCATTGGGGCTATCTGGAACTGGGACAAGCCTGGATGCAATGTCAGGCCTATGATAAAGCTGTCACCGCTTTTCAACGGGTGTATGAGTTGGCCCCCGACACTCCCTGGCTTGCCAAAAAACTGGCCGATGCCTTACGGGGGCGGGTGTTAGCGGATATGGACCAAGCCGTCACCTGGTATCGCCGGGCGATCGCCGAACATCCCCAGGACTTGGATAATTATCACCGAGCCTTAGACCTGAAATCCAACGATATTGATTTATACGTCCAACTGGCCGACGAACTGGCTCATCAGAACCAAGAGAGTGGGGCCATGACCTTCTATCAGATGGCCTTGCAAATCGAGGGCGATCGGCCCGACATTAAACGGAAACTCGAAGACCTACTCAAAAAAAAAATAAAGTAA
- a CDS encoding glycosyltransferase family protein, which translates to MTGELQLVTPDFIYGWIVHTQNRDQPLWVDVYIGPTHLGTYPARSQRPDIARYFNSQGFHGLELKIPPSINTSEPVPVRVTPHGSQQDLNGSPIWVKLGPQGQKQSLPASTSPRLNTPPLYPIPQSPHRQPRIALIILNRNGASLLQDLFSSLQAHNSYDNLALIIVDHGSTDESLFLCYQWQDRLPITLIPRGQNYSFSASNNLAAKQTDANLLLFVNNDISFCQDILGDLAQMMEDETVGVVGLKLLDQVDDANSLTPPIQHLGVQFDFYNPHTSFSPFEVRDNPAWTDVLNQPWQVPVVTGAMLLCRRQEFLDLGGFDETYFYGYEDVDLCLRYQQQLNKTVICANHLTAQHHRGISRFDSKRPGNFLAKIGNNRQHLEAKFGYYLRRRHLADFFNQGSYWTGQPLRIGFAVTDANLGAAAGDYFTALELGEQLSQQYGWEVFYLSKTQGESWYDAHQLDVLIVMRQDYDLRKLKNAKPRLIKVAWVRNWFDAWAKTESMSDYDCVWSSSQAGVDYLQHHLSKTVTRLPIATNPQRFAMDLPPQEAFESDYCFTGNFWTVPREIMTCLRPERLPFTFALYGHHWQDIPEFSQYYRGAVEYEKLPIVYRSTKIVVDDANTATKQWGSVNSRVFDALAAGALVVTNGTVGNEEVFGGLLPTFDSPDSLERVLRKYLENEDLRQERVAQLRQQVLQQETYGQRAETVFLDLRETMTQRYRISLKIGVPNQDECQSWGDYHFAEGLKREFERLGHSVRIDILRDWYNPQSFGDDVVIVLQGLSHYRPQPYHLNLLWLISHPETMSVEDYEGYDQVFVASNVYGEQIKDQVRVPVEVLLQCTDASRFYPDSSLGEAAPEVLFVGNSRQVYRPIVRDAIAAGLDLAVYGSRWESFLPPGYLRGTHIANDQLRQYYTAAGVVLNDHWQTMAEAGFLSNRLFDAAACGAMIISDSVKGLEAVFGEAIACYDDPAGLGPLVQECLRRRESNASERLRLADWVRQHHSFSQRVETLLRVIDALNAAKMGGYYGS; encoded by the coding sequence GTGACCGGGGAATTGCAACTGGTCACCCCCGATTTTATCTATGGTTGGATTGTCCATACCCAAAACCGAGATCAACCTCTCTGGGTTGACGTTTATATCGGCCCAACCCATCTCGGAACCTATCCCGCCCGAAGCCAGCGGCCAGACATCGCCCGTTATTTCAACAGTCAGGGGTTTCACGGCTTAGAACTGAAAATTCCCCCCTCTATCAATACATCAGAACCCGTTCCCGTTCGCGTGACGCCCCATGGAAGTCAGCAGGATCTCAACGGGTCTCCCATTTGGGTGAAATTAGGCCCTCAAGGACAAAAACAGTCTCTCCCTGCATCAACCAGCCCTCGACTCAACACCCCGCCCCTCTACCCAATTCCCCAATCCCCTCACCGTCAGCCCCGGATTGCCCTAATTATCCTCAATCGCAACGGGGCCAGTCTCTTACAAGACCTATTTTCATCCCTACAAGCCCACAACAGCTATGACAACCTAGCGCTCATCATCGTCGATCATGGCTCAACGGATGAGAGTCTGTTTCTCTGTTATCAGTGGCAAGACCGCTTACCCATCACCCTAATTCCCCGAGGGCAAAACTATAGTTTCTCCGCCTCCAATAATCTCGCCGCAAAACAGACCGACGCTAATTTATTGTTGTTTGTTAACAACGATATTAGTTTTTGTCAAGATATTCTCGGCGATTTAGCGCAGATGATGGAGGATGAAACTGTGGGAGTCGTTGGGTTAAAATTACTCGACCAAGTTGATGATGCTAATTCTCTAACGCCCCCGATTCAACATCTCGGGGTTCAATTTGATTTCTATAATCCCCATACCAGTTTTTCTCCCTTTGAAGTCCGCGATAATCCCGCTTGGACTGACGTCCTAAATCAGCCGTGGCAAGTTCCCGTAGTGACAGGAGCGATGCTACTCTGTCGCCGTCAGGAATTTTTAGACTTGGGAGGCTTTGATGAAACTTATTTTTATGGCTATGAAGATGTTGACCTTTGTTTACGCTATCAACAACAGTTGAACAAAACCGTCATTTGTGCTAATCATCTGACAGCCCAACATCATCGAGGAATTTCTCGATTTGACTCTAAACGTCCTGGCAACTTCCTCGCTAAAATTGGCAACAATCGCCAGCACTTAGAAGCCAAATTTGGCTATTATCTCCGTCGTCGCCATTTGGCAGACTTTTTTAATCAAGGCTCCTATTGGACCGGCCAGCCGCTGCGAATTGGCTTTGCAGTTACTGATGCAAATTTAGGAGCTGCTGCCGGAGATTATTTTACCGCTTTGGAATTGGGGGAACAACTCAGCCAACAGTATGGCTGGGAGGTATTTTATCTCTCTAAAACCCAGGGCGAGTCCTGGTATGACGCTCATCAACTTGATGTCCTGATTGTGATGCGACAGGACTATGATTTGAGGAAGCTAAAAAATGCCAAACCCCGCTTAATTAAAGTGGCGTGGGTTCGCAACTGGTTTGATGCTTGGGCTAAAACTGAATCCATGTCCGACTATGACTGTGTTTGGTCCTCGTCCCAGGCTGGAGTGGATTATCTTCAACATCATCTCAGCAAAACAGTGACACGGCTACCCATTGCCACGAATCCTCAACGTTTTGCAATGGATTTACCCCCTCAGGAGGCGTTCGAGTCCGACTATTGTTTTACGGGCAATTTCTGGACAGTTCCTCGGGAGATTATGACCTGTTTACGGCCTGAGCGTCTTCCCTTTACGTTTGCCCTGTATGGTCATCATTGGCAGGATATCCCGGAGTTTTCGCAGTATTACCGGGGAGCGGTGGAGTATGAGAAACTGCCCATCGTTTATCGCTCGACCAAGATTGTGGTGGATGATGCTAATACGGCAACGAAACAATGGGGATCGGTCAATTCTCGGGTGTTTGATGCTCTCGCGGCTGGTGCATTAGTGGTGACCAATGGCACAGTGGGAAATGAGGAAGTTTTTGGGGGATTATTGCCGACGTTTGACTCGCCAGACTCATTGGAACGGGTCTTACGAAAGTATCTAGAAAATGAGGACTTACGCCAGGAGCGTGTGGCTCAATTACGGCAGCAGGTTTTACAACAGGAAACCTATGGTCAGCGGGCAGAAACGGTATTTTTGGACTTACGGGAGACGATGACCCAACGGTATCGGATTAGTCTTAAGATTGGCGTTCCTAATCAGGATGAATGCCAATCTTGGGGAGATTATCACTTCGCGGAGGGCTTAAAACGAGAGTTTGAGCGGTTAGGTCATTCGGTTCGCATTGATATTTTAAGGGATTGGTATAATCCCCAGAGTTTTGGCGATGATGTGGTGATTGTCTTACAAGGGTTAAGCCACTATCGCCCTCAACCCTATCATCTGAATCTCCTCTGGCTGATTAGTCATCCTGAGACGATGTCTGTAGAGGACTATGAGGGCTATGATCAGGTGTTTGTAGCCTCAAATGTCTATGGGGAACAGATTAAAGACCAGGTTCGAGTTCCGGTTGAGGTGTTATTGCAATGTACTGATGCGTCCCGGTTTTATCCTGACTCCAGTCTCGGGGAGGCGGCCCCGGAGGTGTTGTTTGTGGGCAACTCTCGGCAGGTGTATCGTCCCATTGTCCGGGATGCGATCGCCGCTGGGTTAGATTTGGCCGTTTATGGAAGCCGTTGGGAGTCCTTTTTACCGCCAGGCTATTTACGGGGGACGCATATTGCCAATGACCAATTGCGACAATATTATACGGCAGCGGGAGTGGTCTTAAATGACCATTGGCAAACTATGGCGGAGGCGGGATTTCTCTCGAATCGTTTGTTTGATGCGGCTGCTTGTGGGGCTATGATTATTTCTGATTCTGTGAAGGGACTCGAAGCGGTCTTTGGGGAGGCGATCGCCTGTTATGATGACCCGGCGGGGTTGGGTCCCCTGGTACAAGAGTGTCTACGCCGCCGTGAGAGTAACGCCTCCGAGCGATTACGGTTGGCAGATTGGGTTCGCCAACATCATAGTTTTAGCCAACGGGTTGAGACTCTGTTGAGGGTCATTGATGCGCTCAATGCTGCCAAAATGGGGGGGTATTATGGATCTTGA
- a CDS encoding NAD(P)H-dependent glycerol-3-phosphate dehydrogenase, with protein MTKQITILGTGAWGTALGKLAEYGDNQVQFWSRRGDVSLEAAIANADVLLSAISMKGVGETASKLQKIGLPPKTIIVTATKGLEPSTTRTPSQIWQEAFPDHPVVVLSGPNLSKEIDKELPAATIAASRDIKAAETIQEAYSSDIFRVYTNTDPIGTELGGTLKNVMAIASGVCDGLDLGINAKSALLTRALIEIVRVGTSMGAEAETFWGLAGLGDLLATCNSSLSRNYRVGFGLSQHKTLEQVLEEIQSTAEGVNTTNVLIDLAKRQGIEVPISYQVYRLLNNQITPEEAVAALMERDLKPEVITPEED; from the coding sequence ATGACAAAACAGATTACAATTCTAGGAACCGGTGCTTGGGGAACGGCATTGGGGAAACTGGCCGAATATGGCGATAATCAAGTGCAATTTTGGTCTCGCCGGGGTGATGTCAGCCTGGAAGCGGCGATCGCCAATGCGGATGTTCTCCTATCCGCAATTTCCATGAAAGGGGTGGGGGAAACCGCCAGCAAGCTGCAAAAGATTGGCTTACCCCCTAAAACCATCATTGTCACCGCAACCAAGGGGTTAGAACCCTCCACAACCCGCACCCCGTCGCAAATTTGGCAGGAAGCCTTCCCGGATCATCCGGTGGTGGTGCTGTCGGGGCCCAATCTCTCCAAGGAGATTGACAAGGAACTCCCCGCCGCCACTATCGCCGCCAGTCGGGATATCAAGGCAGCGGAGACCATTCAAGAAGCCTATTCCTCGGATATTTTCCGAGTGTATACCAACACCGATCCCATCGGAACCGAACTGGGGGGAACCCTAAAAAATGTGATGGCGATCGCCTCTGGGGTTTGTGATGGTTTGGATTTAGGAATTAATGCGAAATCCGCCCTGTTGACGCGAGCCTTGATTGAAATTGTGCGGGTGGGAACCAGCATGGGAGCAGAGGCAGAAACCTTCTGGGGATTAGCCGGTTTAGGAGACTTATTAGCCACCTGTAACAGTAGTCTCAGCCGTAATTATCGGGTGGGGTTTGGCTTGTCGCAACATAAAACCTTAGAACAAGTGTTGGAGGAAATCCAGAGTACTGCTGAGGGGGTAAATACTACCAACGTACTGATTGATTTGGCCAAGCGACAGGGGATTGAGGTACCGATTTCCTATCAAGTCTATCGCTTACTCAATAACCAAATCACCCCGGAAGAAGCGGTAGCGGCATTAATGGAACGAGATCTCAAACCTGAGGTGATTACCCCAGAGGAAGACTAA